A genomic window from Labeo rohita strain BAU-BD-2019 chromosome 6, IGBB_LRoh.1.0, whole genome shotgun sequence includes:
- the LOC127167453 gene encoding protein FAM107B isoform X1: MGVTHGKKADHNHQKHNPACAQPLIGPGESDLVSDLGSMIHPDQRWSREEDLDQSKLLPERMDSGYYEELIRPKKLHNPIKASKSHRELQRELIITHKRGTVVEEKPELQRVLEQRNRAQALKQDRKQDEERSPLEQELLKRQMRLEKIEKEAEQQRERSKCAPEFIRVKESLKRTAITNAVEKEL; encoded by the exons ATGGGAGTGACCCATGGAAAGAAA GCAGATCATAATCATCAAAAACATAATCCTGCTTGTGCTCAACCACTTATTGGACCTGGTGAATCAG ATTTAGTCTCTGATCTTGGATCCATGATACACCCTGATCAAAGGTGGTCTAGAGAAGAGGATTTAGACCAGAGCAAGTTGCTTCCTGAGCGAATGGACAGCGGTTACTATGAGGAGCTCATCAGGCCCAAAAAGCTCCACAATCCCATCAAAGCGTCCAAGAGCCACCGGGAGCTCCAGCGAGAGCTGATTATTACACACAAAAG AGGGACAGTTGTGGAGGAGAAGCCAGAGTTACAAAGAGTTCTGGAACAGAGGAACAGAGCTCAAGCTCTGAAACAAGACAGAAAACAGGATGAGGAGCGATCACCACTGGAGCAGGAGTTACTGAAGAGACAGATGAGATTAGAGAAg ATTGAGAAAGAAGCCGAACAGCAGAGAGAAAGGTCAAAGTGCGCGCCTGAGTTCATCAGAGTCAAAGAGAGCCTGAAGAGAACAGCGATCACAAATGCTGTGGAGAAAGAGCTGTAA
- the LOC127167453 gene encoding protein FAM107B isoform X2, with protein sequence MGVTHGKKADHNHQKHNPACAQPLIGPDLVSDLGSMIHPDQRWSREEDLDQSKLLPERMDSGYYEELIRPKKLHNPIKASKSHRELQRELIITHKRGTVVEEKPELQRVLEQRNRAQALKQDRKQDEERSPLEQELLKRQMRLEKIEKEAEQQRERSKCAPEFIRVKESLKRTAITNAVEKEL encoded by the exons ATGGGAGTGACCCATGGAAAGAAA GCAGATCATAATCATCAAAAACATAATCCTGCTTGTGCTCAACCACTTATTGGACCTG ATTTAGTCTCTGATCTTGGATCCATGATACACCCTGATCAAAGGTGGTCTAGAGAAGAGGATTTAGACCAGAGCAAGTTGCTTCCTGAGCGAATGGACAGCGGTTACTATGAGGAGCTCATCAGGCCCAAAAAGCTCCACAATCCCATCAAAGCGTCCAAGAGCCACCGGGAGCTCCAGCGAGAGCTGATTATTACACACAAAAG AGGGACAGTTGTGGAGGAGAAGCCAGAGTTACAAAGAGTTCTGGAACAGAGGAACAGAGCTCAAGCTCTGAAACAAGACAGAAAACAGGATGAGGAGCGATCACCACTGGAGCAGGAGTTACTGAAGAGACAGATGAGATTAGAGAAg ATTGAGAAAGAAGCCGAACAGCAGAGAGAAAGGTCAAAGTGCGCGCCTGAGTTCATCAGAGTCAAAGAGAGCCTGAAGAGAACAGCGATCACAAATGCTGTGGAGAAAGAGCTGTAA
- the si:dkeyp-67f1.2 gene encoding protein FAM3C, translating into MRLKGRVYVLTTVLIILIWYFSINWSKLQEAAKWSRNADDEVSDFVTDCDNPGLFKSHFGCCPYKHCPVNHFPFHLHSGAANMVAAKICFNNTIIMGGINNNAGQGLNIVLANGETGAILRNKYFNLESKGPKELLAYLKTLKPGIIVLLASYIDPTPKLTDEIRNIFTALGSTMVKSLKPRDSWVFAGAYGRKEASPFEKLIRYDMRSNAYEDWPEMAEVIGCFPRISETE; encoded by the exons ATGAGACTTAAAG GTCGTGTGTATGTTCTCACAACAGTGCTGATCATCTTAATATGGTATTTCTCCATCAACTGGTCTAAACTCCAAGAAGCTGCCAAATGGTCACGTAATGCAGATG ATGAAGTTAGTGATTTTGTGACAGACTGTGACAATCCAG GTCTATTTAAGTCTCATTTTGGTTGCTGTCCATATAAACACTGCCCTGTCAACCACTTTCCCTTTCATCTTCATAGCGGTGCAGCCAATATGGTGGCTGCAAAGATCTGCTTTAATAATACAAT CATCATGGGCGGCATCAACAATAATGCAGGACAAGGGCTCAACATTGTGTTAGCAAatg GTGAAACTGGTGCGATTTTAAGAAATAAGTACTTCAATCTGGAGTCTAAAG GTCCCAAAGAATTACTTGCCTATCTAAAGACGCTAAAGCCAGGAATTATAGTCCTTCTGGCCTCATACATCGACCCTACACCAAA GCTGACTGATGAGATTAGAAACATATTTACTGCGCTGGGCAGCACAATGGTCAAATCCCTCAAGCCCAGGGATAGCTGGGTATTCGCAGGCGCCTATGGAAGAAAGGAAGCTAGTCCTTTTGAAAAG TTAATTCGGTATGATATGAGGAGCAATGCGTATGAAGACTGGCCAGAGATGGCGGAGGTCATTGGCTGCTTTCCCAGAATATCAGAGACTGAATAA
- the LOC127167453 gene encoding protein FAM107B isoform X3 has protein sequence MIHPDQRWSREEDLDQSKLLPERMDSGYYEELIRPKKLHNPIKASKSHRELQRELIITHKRGTVVEEKPELQRVLEQRNRAQALKQDRKQDEERSPLEQELLKRQMRLEKIEKEAEQQRERSKCAPEFIRVKESLKRTAITNAVEKEL, from the exons ATGATACACCCTGATCAAAGGTGGTCTAGAGAAGAGGATTTAGACCAGAGCAAGTTGCTTCCTGAGCGAATGGACAGCGGTTACTATGAGGAGCTCATCAGGCCCAAAAAGCTCCACAATCCCATCAAAGCGTCCAAGAGCCACCGGGAGCTCCAGCGAGAGCTGATTATTACACACAAAAG AGGGACAGTTGTGGAGGAGAAGCCAGAGTTACAAAGAGTTCTGGAACAGAGGAACAGAGCTCAAGCTCTGAAACAAGACAGAAAACAGGATGAGGAGCGATCACCACTGGAGCAGGAGTTACTGAAGAGACAGATGAGATTAGAGAAg ATTGAGAAAGAAGCCGAACAGCAGAGAGAAAGGTCAAAGTGCGCGCCTGAGTTCATCAGAGTCAAAGAGAGCCTGAAGAGAACAGCGATCACAAATGCTGTGGAGAAAGAGCTGTAA
- the camk1a gene encoding calcium/calmodulin-dependent protein kinase type 1 — protein sequence MPLGEDENGWKKKTTDIKENYDFKEVLGTGAFSEVFLAEEKKTQRLVAIKCIPKKALEGKENSIENEIAVLHRIKHENIVSLEDIFESQSHLYLVMQLIGGGELFDRIVEKGFYTERDASKLIRQILDAVKYLHDMGIVHRDLKPENLLYYSMEEDSNIMISDFGLSKIEDSGSVMSTACGTPGYVAPEVLAQKPYSKAVDCWSIGVISYILLCGYPPFYDENDAKLFEQILKAEYEFDSPYWDDISDSAKDFISHLMEKDPCLRYTCEQALQHPWISGDTALDRNIHESVSAQIKKNFAKSKWKQAFNATAVVRHMRRLQLSTSLEGPSQITTTSPYHRHLLLPAKELDQEEDEDEDEDDNSSPSADGRRGSADRDSLRSCTYCCRPTSRI from the exons AGGAGCGTTCTCTGAGGTGTTCCTGGCTGAGGAGAAGAAGACCCAGCGTCTCGTGGCCATTAAATGCATCCCTAAGAAAGCATTGGAGGGGAAGGAGAACAGCATTGAGAACGAGATTGCTGTGCTACACAG aataaaacaTGAGAATATTGTTTCACTGGAGGACATCTTCGAAAGTCAGTCGCATTTGTATTTGGTCATGCAGCT TATCGGGGGGGGAGAGCTCTTTGACAGGATTGTCGAAAAGGGCTTCTACACCGAAAGAGATGCCAGCAAACTCATTCGGCAGATTTTAGATGCGGTGAAGTATCTGCACGATATGGGCATTGTGCACAGAGACCTGAAG CCAGAGAATCTATTATACTACAGTATGGAGGAGGACTCCAATATCATGATCAGTGACTTTGGCCTGTCTAAGATCGAGGACTCAGGAAGTGTGATGTCAACTGCCTGTGGAACACCTGGATACGTAG CTCCAGAGGTTTTGGCACAAAAACCATACAGTAAAGCAGTAGACTGTTGGTCTATAGGAGTGATTTCTTATATTCT CTTATGTGGCTACCCTCCGTTTTACGATGAAAATGATGCCAAGCTGTTTGAACAGATTCTCAAAGCAGAGTATGAGTTTGACTCTCCGTACTGGGACGACATCTCTGACTCAG CCAAGGATTTCATCAGTCACCTGATGGAGAAAGATCCATGTCTGAGATACACATGTGAACAGGCTTTACAGCACCCATG GATTTCTGGAGACACGGCTCTAGATAGGAACATTCATGAGTCCGTCAGCGCTCAGATCAAGAAGAACTTTGCCAAAAGTAAATGGAAG CAAGCATTCAATGCGACAGCAGTGGTGAGACACATGCGGAGACTGCAGCTGAGCACCAGCCTAGAGGGGCCGAGCCAAATCACCACCACCAGCCCCTACCACAGACACCTGCTCCTGCCTGCCAAAGAGCTCGACCAGGAAGAGGACGAAGACGAGGACGAGGATGATAACA GTTCCCCGAGTGCGGACGGGCGTCGTGGCAGTGCCGATCGGGACAGTCTCAGAAGCTGTACTTACTGCTGCCGACCAACCAGCAGGATCTGA